The Haloplanus sp. CK5-1 genome contains a region encoding:
- a CDS encoding histidine kinase → MSLKRFLDRADESRRSLLVANRSSPDPILNVLEATFDDQPVRVSERAVPDVETDTVLLVEDGEVLATSPLSALRDTIVTVNSDLYRTGAMGIDDLDMPAVLERLDDVRFTLRGYPKSNTEKLLLVVVSRYIEGIAWQAGHGRHRASFQYLSRIKDERGTRRVYERLAETDVDVHVYGRPDWVPSERFDVTTHVGHDADFRDSWVVLFRPRPPTPDANAPDSPSTDHDPVALLAIETEPHVWEGFWTFDQSLVADLDAYVAREL, encoded by the coding sequence ATGTCGCTGAAGCGCTTTCTCGACCGAGCCGACGAGTCCCGGCGCTCCCTCCTCGTCGCGAACCGGTCGAGCCCCGACCCCATCCTGAACGTCCTCGAAGCCACGTTCGACGATCAGCCGGTACGGGTCAGCGAACGAGCCGTCCCGGACGTCGAAACGGACACCGTCCTCCTCGTCGAGGACGGCGAGGTGCTTGCGACGTCGCCCCTGTCGGCGCTCCGTGACACCATCGTCACCGTCAACTCCGACCTCTACCGCACCGGCGCCATGGGCATCGACGACCTAGACATGCCCGCGGTGCTCGAACGGCTCGACGACGTCCGGTTCACGCTCCGTGGCTATCCGAAGTCGAACACCGAAAAACTCCTCCTCGTCGTCGTCTCCCGGTACATCGAAGGGATCGCCTGGCAGGCCGGGCACGGTCGCCACCGGGCGTCGTTCCAGTACCTCTCCCGGATCAAGGACGAACGCGGGACGCGCCGGGTCTACGAGCGCCTCGCCGAGACGGACGTCGACGTCCACGTCTACGGTCGTCCCGACTGGGTGCCGTCGGAGCGCTTCGACGTGACGACCCACGTCGGCCACGACGCCGACTTCCGGGATTCGTGGGTCGTCCTGTTCAGGCCGAGGCCACCGACCCCGGACGCGAACGCGCCCGACTCGCCGTCGACGGACCACGACCCAGTCGCACTGCTGGCGATCGAGACCGAGCCACACGTGTGGGAGGGGTTCTGGACGTTCGATCAGTCGCTCGTGGCCGATCTGGACGCGTACGTCGCGCGGGAGTTGTGA
- a CDS encoding type II secretion system F family protein, producing the protein MSDDVGTTSTTDRVSSPESVGPTGYTTPIDRLLYALFARHADDRRHVRDRKRYRGTDLRLSFDVYLARVYGLSWVVALAVTGPAVVAAVTLADALPESAVGALDAVLPLARFGLPTPSPTLVAVTAALVAGGGVKAAIVRVGGQYLRWVASARRSDIERTLPGAVRYLHVLSSGGDGHRAMLRKVADTDPYGETAVSIRAVLNTASLTGSLHEGLRRVARDTPSRDLLAPFLLKFSEHAQQGEAELANYLRMESRMLAHRQDRARQRATGLLELLSEVFMVLLVLPTLLVIVLTVLAIISPGLSTPVATPLGTTTPRALVVYTSACFVLGLGLGASIVVAGLRPPGQTVGYDRPPGVTATLLTATRNPASAAAVAVAPAVAVGVALHAVGLGPVDVSLLGYAAYALPVGVVGVRRARLDDAKDREIKDFVHAVSGHVNLGRPFPRAVELVASDVDFGPLDPDVADLALNLGFTTPETSTDENARAAALDRFVEGVGTPLAEQTVGLVTGALDAGSDAGTVFDTLQTEIGRLYHEKRELRANLLAYVAVGWTTALLVVGIAVAVGLHVFDGFEQLASVRGAGGYVIEGSAIDIARERYRLYVVTQATMLASGWFAGTASRGRYEALLHSGALVVVCHAVFAGVGMI; encoded by the coding sequence ATGTCGGACGACGTGGGGACGACGTCGACGACGGACCGGGTGTCGTCCCCGGAGTCGGTGGGGCCGACCGGGTACACCACCCCGATCGACCGCCTCCTGTACGCCCTCTTCGCCCGCCACGCCGACGACCGACGCCACGTTCGTGACCGAAAACGGTACCGCGGCACCGACCTCCGTCTCAGTTTCGACGTGTATCTCGCTCGCGTCTACGGGCTCTCGTGGGTCGTCGCGCTCGCCGTGACCGGTCCCGCCGTCGTCGCCGCCGTGACGCTCGCGGACGCGCTCCCCGAATCGGCCGTGGGAGCCCTCGATGCCGTTCTCCCACTCGCCCGGTTCGGGCTTCCGACCCCCTCGCCGACGCTCGTCGCGGTGACGGCCGCGCTGGTCGCCGGTGGGGGAGTCAAGGCCGCGATCGTCCGAGTCGGCGGCCAGTATCTGCGCTGGGTGGCGAGCGCTCGTCGGTCCGACATCGAGCGCACACTCCCCGGCGCGGTCCGGTATCTACACGTCCTCTCCTCGGGGGGTGACGGCCACCGCGCGATGCTCCGGAAAGTCGCCGACACCGACCCGTACGGGGAGACCGCGGTGTCGATCCGGGCGGTGTTGAACACCGCCTCGCTCACGGGGAGCCTCCACGAGGGCCTGCGGCGCGTCGCCCGCGACACCCCCTCTCGAGACCTACTCGCACCCTTCCTCCTGAAGTTCAGCGAACACGCCCAGCAGGGTGAGGCGGAACTCGCCAACTACCTCCGAATGGAGAGCCGGATGCTCGCCCACCGGCAGGACCGCGCCCGACAGCGAGCGACCGGATTGCTCGAACTCCTCTCGGAGGTGTTCATGGTCCTGCTGGTGTTGCCGACGCTGCTGGTGATCGTGCTGACCGTCCTCGCGATCATCTCCCCCGGCCTCTCGACGCCGGTCGCGACGCCACTCGGGACGACCACCCCCCGAGCGCTCGTCGTCTACACCAGCGCCTGCTTCGTCCTCGGCCTCGGTCTCGGCGCGAGCATCGTCGTCGCCGGACTCCGACCACCCGGACAGACCGTCGGCTACGATCGGCCACCCGGCGTCACCGCGACGCTCCTGACCGCGACCCGAAACCCAGCCAGCGCCGCCGCCGTCGCCGTCGCCCCCGCCGTCGCCGTCGGCGTCGCACTCCACGCAGTAGGGCTCGGACCGGTCGACGTCTCCCTCCTCGGCTACGCCGCCTACGCCCTCCCAGTCGGTGTCGTCGGCGTCCGACGCGCCCGCCTCGACGACGCGAAGGACCGCGAGATCAAGGACTTCGTCCACGCCGTATCCGGCCACGTCAACCTCGGTCGCCCGTTCCCGCGCGCGGTCGAACTCGTCGCCAGCGACGTTGACTTCGGGCCGCTCGACCCCGACGTGGCCGACCTCGCACTAAATCTGGGGTTCACTACGCCCGAGACGAGCACCGACGAGAACGCCCGCGCTGCGGCGCTCGACCGGTTCGTCGAAGGAGTCGGCACGCCACTCGCCGAGCAGACGGTCGGGCTGGTGACGGGGGCGCTCGACGCCGGGAGCGACGCCGGCACGGTCTTCGACACGCTCCAGACGGAGATCGGACGCCTCTACCACGAGAAGCGCGAACTCCGGGCCAACCTGCTCGCGTACGTCGCCGTCGGGTGGACGACCGCGTTGTTGGTCGTCGGCATCGCCGTCGCCGTCGGCCTCCACGTCTTCGACGGGTTCGAACAGCTCGCGAGCGTGCGTGGCGCGGGCGGCTACGTGATCGAAGGGTCGGCCATCGACATCGCCCGCGAACGCTACCGGCTCTACGTCGTCACCCAGGCGACGATGCTGG